Proteins from one Oncorhynchus gorbuscha isolate QuinsamMale2020 ecotype Even-year linkage group LG18, OgorEven_v1.0, whole genome shotgun sequence genomic window:
- the LOC124003494 gene encoding E3 ubiquitin/ISG15 ligase TRIM25-like isoform X2: MALLHEELLTDIGKCLTCSICFDIFTDPVTLTCGHSYCMKCLEDYLLGRAKTRKDCPGCRGKIRTGVKLNKNVLLCNIVNVHYEHKRFVSTEEFTKGHDMEVDFKEDKAEECVASHSQQTDINRSSELGSTIQQQQMEAPVVINDSSSEVTDDRCPDVPASHDGRVQELPISPPSNDRHRAEGFAPPPHPLPGVSFSWLTFNPALGHRSLTFLPNEHKVVTKRTSSACHDGRFDISQWMAEQEFSEGCHYWDVDTSASVGWAVGVSYLSIGRRDQLGRTANSWCLEWSRNKLCYWHDNIEEFIKHGCPSIVRLALDVTNGTLSFYSLSDSQTLLHCVEEGFTEPVRPVFWLFGLKLNNALSFPPWVS; the protein is encoded by the exons ATGGCGTTGCTACATGAAGAACTTCTTACAGATATAGGAAAATGTCTCACATGTTCAATATGCTTTGACATTTTCACTGATCCGGTGACTTTAACTTGTGGCCACAGTTATTGTATGAAATGTTTAGAGGATTATCTACTTGGAAGAGCGAAGACGAGGAAGGATTGTCCCGGTTGCAGAGGAAAAATTCGAACAGGTGTTAAACTGAATAAAAATGTTCTACTTTGTAACATCGTGAATGTTCATTACGAACATAAACGTTTTGTATCCACTGAAGAATTTACAAAAGGACATGACATGGAAGTG GACTTCAAAGAGGATAAAGCTGAAGAATGTGTGGCCTCACACTCACAACAGACTGATATCAACAGATCATCTGAGCTGGGAAGTACTattcaacaacaacag ATGGAGGCCCCTGTTGTTATAAATGACTCAAGCTCAGAAGTGACAGATGACAGATGTCCAGATGTCCCAGCCTCCCATGATGGTCGGGTTCAGGAGTTGCCTATCTCCCCTCCTTCAAATGACAGACACCGGGCTGAAG GCTTTGCCCCTCCACCCCATCCCCTGCCTGGGGTCAGCTTCTCCTGGCTCACCTTCAACCCAGCCCTAGGCCACAGGAGCCTGACCTTCCTACCCAATGAGCACAAAGTGGTGACCAAGAGGACGTCCTCCGCATGCCATGACGGCCGCTTTGACATCAGCCAGTGGATGGCAGAGCAGGAGTTCAGCGAAGGCTGCCACTATTGGGACGTGGATACGTCGGCGAGCGTGGGCTGGGCCGTCGGGGTTTCCTACCTCAGCATCGGCCGCAGAGATCAGCTGGGTCGCACAGCCAACTCCTGGTGCCTGGAGTGGAGCAGGAACAAGCTGTGCTACTGGCACGATAACATAGAGGAGTTTATCAAACATGGCTGCCCCAGTATCGTTAGACTGGCTCTGGATGTGACGAATGGGACCTTGTCATTTTATAGCCTGTCTGACAGTCAGACTCTGCTGCATTGTGTGGAGGAGGGATTCACAGAGCCAGTGAGGCCAGTGTTCTGGCTGTTTGGGCTGAAGCTAAACAATGCTCTGTCCTTTCCTCCTTGGGTGTCATAA
- the LOC124003494 gene encoding E3 ubiquitin/ISG15 ligase TRIM25-like isoform X1 produces MALLHEELLTDIGKCLTCSICFDIFTDPVTLTCGHSYCMKCLEDYLLGRAKTRKDCPGCRGKIRTGVKLNKNVLLCNIVNVHYEHKRFVSTEEFTKGHDMEVDFKEDKAEECVASHSQQTDINRSSELGSTIQQQQMEAPVVINDSSSEVTDDRCPDVPASHDGRVQELPISPPSNDRHRAEAGFAPPPHPLPGVSFSWLTFNPALGHRSLTFLPNEHKVVTKRTSSACHDGRFDISQWMAEQEFSEGCHYWDVDTSASVGWAVGVSYLSIGRRDQLGRTANSWCLEWSRNKLCYWHDNIEEFIKHGCPSIVRLALDVTNGTLSFYSLSDSQTLLHCVEEGFTEPVRPVFWLFGLKLNNALSFPPWVS; encoded by the exons ATGGCGTTGCTACATGAAGAACTTCTTACAGATATAGGAAAATGTCTCACATGTTCAATATGCTTTGACATTTTCACTGATCCGGTGACTTTAACTTGTGGCCACAGTTATTGTATGAAATGTTTAGAGGATTATCTACTTGGAAGAGCGAAGACGAGGAAGGATTGTCCCGGTTGCAGAGGAAAAATTCGAACAGGTGTTAAACTGAATAAAAATGTTCTACTTTGTAACATCGTGAATGTTCATTACGAACATAAACGTTTTGTATCCACTGAAGAATTTACAAAAGGACATGACATGGAAGTG GACTTCAAAGAGGATAAAGCTGAAGAATGTGTGGCCTCACACTCACAACAGACTGATATCAACAGATCATCTGAGCTGGGAAGTACTattcaacaacaacag ATGGAGGCCCCTGTTGTTATAAATGACTCAAGCTCAGAAGTGACAGATGACAGATGTCCAGATGTCCCAGCCTCCCATGATGGTCGGGTTCAGGAGTTGCCTATCTCCCCTCCTTCAAATGACAGACACCGGGCTGAAG CAGGCTTTGCCCCTCCACCCCATCCCCTGCCTGGGGTCAGCTTCTCCTGGCTCACCTTCAACCCAGCCCTAGGCCACAGGAGCCTGACCTTCCTACCCAATGAGCACAAAGTGGTGACCAAGAGGACGTCCTCCGCATGCCATGACGGCCGCTTTGACATCAGCCAGTGGATGGCAGAGCAGGAGTTCAGCGAAGGCTGCCACTATTGGGACGTGGATACGTCGGCGAGCGTGGGCTGGGCCGTCGGGGTTTCCTACCTCAGCATCGGCCGCAGAGATCAGCTGGGTCGCACAGCCAACTCCTGGTGCCTGGAGTGGAGCAGGAACAAGCTGTGCTACTGGCACGATAACATAGAGGAGTTTATCAAACATGGCTGCCCCAGTATCGTTAGACTGGCTCTGGATGTGACGAATGGGACCTTGTCATTTTATAGCCTGTCTGACAGTCAGACTCTGCTGCATTGTGTGGAGGAGGGATTCACAGAGCCAGTGAGGCCAGTGTTCTGGCTGTTTGGGCTGAAGCTAAACAATGCTCTGTCCTTTCCTCCTTGGGTGTCATAA